From the Solanum stenotomum isolate F172 chromosome 4, ASM1918654v1, whole genome shotgun sequence genome, one window contains:
- the LOC125862366 gene encoding uncharacterized protein At1g76070-like — MEKPCKSSKKKITILKLLPKAAAAAAFILQNAHAPFSPSREKRLAAEHHHKNHHQKGFTGPIIPVIPAHQVSGRKSEPGSPKISCMGQIKHNKKKTLNRMRSSEKTSTSKNQRKDVMKKSMSNFGSMFVGKSKLISGRKSDVAVENIICKLPDRAPCLSQMQRFASGREPLTNFDWRSIQITPQDQRKYYTDDDREFSDNDNEDDEISPFSGPTLLGRSRTTICLEPRKEINLWKRRTMVQPRPLQLQY; from the coding sequence ATGGAGAAACCATGCAAGtcatcaaagaagaaaattacaATTTTGAAATTACTCCCAAAAGCTGCAGCTGCAGCTGCTTTTATACTACAAAATGCACATGCACCTTTTAGTCCAAGTAGAGAAAAAAGATTAGCAGCAGAACATCATCACAAAAATCACCACCAAAAAGGATTTACAGGCCCAATAATACCAGTAATTCCGGCCCATCAAGTTTCGGGTCGAAAATCCGAGCCCGGTTCGCCTAAAATCTCATGCATGGGGCAAATCAAGCATAATAAAAAGAAGACGTTGAATCGTATGAGAAGTAGCGAAAAAACGAGCACTAGTAAAAATCAACGAAAAGACGTTATGAAGAAATCAATGTCTAATTTTGGTAGTATGTTTGTTGGCAAATCGAAATTGATATCGGGGCGAAAATCAGATGTTGCAGTTGAAAACATTATTTGTAAGCTTCCTGATAGAGCACCTTGTTTGAGTCAAATGCAACGGTTCGCTAGTGGTAGGGAACCGTTGACCAATTTTGACTGGAGGTCGATACAAATTACACCTCAGGATCAACGTAAGTATTATACAGACGATGATAGAGAATTTAGTGACAATGATAATGAAGATGACGAAATTAGTCCTTTTTCTGGTCCAACATTATTAGGTAGAAGTAGAACAACTATATGTTTGGAGCCAAGGAAGGAAATTAATTTATGGAAAAGGAGAACTATGGTCCAACCTAGGCCTCTTCAATTGCAAtattag